The Pradoshia eiseniae DNA window TGGGTGCAGGCTATATAATACAATTCCATAAATAATCATAGTCGTCACCCAAATGAACACGGGGGCTATCGTATGGGCATAGAAGACCTCGAGCAGTTCGACATCTTTGGTGACAATATTCATCAATTCACCCTTGCGAATCTCCTTTAACTGGTTCTCCGTCAATAAACGAAGCCTTTTAAACACCTTCTCGCGAATGATAGCAAGGAGTCGAAAAGCGATATAATGCGTACAATATTGCTCACTAAGCCGAAAGACCGCTCTTAACACACCCGCCGCAAGAATAACGAATATCAGAGTCGTTAGAGAGCCATATTCCCGTACACCGGCTATTTGCAGGACCCCCATCCCTCCTGCAAAGCTAATGGCCGTAATCGCCAAATACCCTAATGACCCCAACGTTATCGTTAGAAGCATTAAAGGCTGCAATGGTTTAAGAATACTGACTAGCTGCCTAATATCTTTGAATGTTAATTTCTCCATAATCTCTACGCCCCCAAAACATCACGAAGTGTATTTAATGAACACTGTTCATCCCATATTCCAGCATAGGATCCGCCTTTTTGCAGGAGCGCTTGATGCGTGCCTTGTTCAGCAATTACGCCATTCTCCATTACAAGGATTGAATCTGCTAGGACAAGGTTTTGAAGATGATGAGTGATGACAATTACCGTCTTTCCGCGTTCTTTAAGCGAAGCGATGGTCTCCATGATTTCTCTCTCACTTTGAGAGTCCATATTGGCTGTAGCCTCGTCAAAGATCATCACTTCAGGATCTTTGAGAAGCATGCGAGCCACCGCAAGCTTTTGCCTTTGGCCGCTTGAGAGGTTAGCTCCCTCACTGAGGACCCGCATGTCTAATTTCCCTTGAAATTCTGGCAGCCTGACAAAGGCTAGCAGTTCATCCGCCTCTTTCTCCGTCAACGAATCCTTGGCTATCTGTAGATTGGATAGGATCGTTCCTTCAAAAATATGCGATTGGCTGGCAACACTGCCAATATGCTGATGCACTTCATCTGTTGAAAGGTCCTGAAGATTCATAGATCCAAGGAAGATAGCTCCCTCATCCGGCTCAATGAAACGCTGCAGTAAATGACTAAGGGTCGATTTCCCTGCACCGGATACACCGGTAATCCCGGTCAAATGACCTTTTTTAAAGGTAAGCAGCTCTGCCTTGATTGAGCTTGATGACTGGGGATACGTGTAAGAGAGCTCCTGGATCATTAAGTTTCCTTCTATGTCCATGCTCTTCTTTTCCTTTTCTTGATTGATTGGCAGATTGAGGAGATGCTGTAATTCTTCCATCGCACTTACTCCATTCAAGCCGACATGGAAGTATGAACCGAGCAAACGCATCGGCAGGAAAAACTCCACAGCAAGCAAAGCGAAGCAAATAAAGCCGAGGAAGGATATATTCTCATTTTGATAACTGATTACAGACATTGCAATCCCGATTGCCGTACCGCCATAGGCGATTAAATCCATAATGGTAATCGACTGCAATTGCATTGTCAGTACGCGCATCGTCATTTTGCGGAAATCCTCCGATTCCCTATCCATGATTTTTTGATATTCCGTATCAGTATCAAACATTTTTAATATATGCAGACCTTGCACACCTTCAACGAACCGCTTGCCAACATTTAAATACTTATTCCAATAAGTGCGGAACACTCTCTTTCCAATCTTTACCCCAGCAACAATGGCAACAGGGATAAGGAAGGAACTTATCATCAATACTAAAGCGATTTTCCAGCTTATCGCCGATAAAATAACGAATAAAAGGATTGGAGCTAGAATGCTATAGACAAATTGGGGCAAATAGCGGCTGTAGTACACCTCAATATTCTCAATTCCTTCGACACTCAGCTGACTGATCTTGCTAATCTCCAGCTTTGTTACCTGAGCCGGCTTCAGGGACAGTACTTTTTTGAACAAATCCCTGCGAATCGCATATTTCAATTGATGAGATGTATAGTGGGTCAAGTAGGTCGACACATAATGGCAGACCGCCTTTACGACCAATAATGAAGCGATAAAGCCTACATAGCCACCTGTGATTGTCCATTCCTCCGCAAACATCAAATCACTTAGAACACTCGCAATTAGAAAAGCGAGCATAATATTTACGCAAAGATTAATGACTTGCAGAATTGTAATCCACATGACAATTTGTATGACATTATATTTTTTTGCAAACTGAAGCATTTCCTTTTGAATCATGAATTCACCATTTCCTTTTTATGATCAACCGTCGGCATACGGCAGATAACGATGAACTTCACAATCGCCAAGATACCTAAGAATATCCGCACATGAGTATTAGCAATCAAAAGACCGCTGACGATCAGCACAGAATATACTGTAATCAACAATTCAGCCTTCTTCCTAAAGCTTAACCCGCCTGCCTCCATAAAAGGGACTGCATATCGTTTATAGACACGTGTGCTCTTGAGCCAACGTTCATACCTCTCTGAGCTCTTCGCAAAGAGCCAGCCCGCAAGAAGAATAAAAGGCGTTGTCGGCAGTATAGGCAGGACAACACCAATCAAAGCAAGCCCTGTAAATATCCAGCCTAAAAAGATGAACACTCTTTTTTTCATTGATTTCAACTCTCTCCTAAATAATATGAATCAGTACGAGCCAAACGATGGCTGCTCCGACCAGACTTAAGTGAACAGCTACTTTCCCACTTTTCTTATAAAAATAGGGACTGATGCCTGCCATCAGCAGAAGGAGGGCATAAAGCAAATAGCCTATGTTCGTGAAACTTTTCACAATAATATCCAAAAGGAAGCTTGCTATCGTCAGTAAACCGAAAAATTGATGGAGCTTTTTGCTCCGCTCCGTCCGTTTAGCAAAATAAATAAGCCCACACACAATCGCGAGCATGAGACCTATTTTATGGATCATCATTAATACCATATGTCACTCACCTTACAAAGTAAATAATCACTATAACAAGATTATTGATAATGATTCTCAATGTCAATATTTAAATTGAAAATACAATAATTGTCATCTATCACAGGAACCACAATGATGCATCTAAATATTAGGATTCTTTCATTAAAAGCTTGCATCCCTGATTACTATTTCTATTAGAAAAAGACTGGCCCTTCTAGTTATGACGTGCTATAAACAGAATTAAGGAAATATCCCGATCTTACCTAGTGATTAGAACCAATATTAATATAATCAAACCTAAACGCTTTTCTTTATCTTCTTATTGCCGGCTGCTCCTATATTCCATAGAGCTCAACTAAAAAAAGCATTAATCGTCATGGATCAATGCTCTTAATGGTCATAAAATTAGTTGTGTCTTAATATTAAAGGAAGCTATTCATCAGTCCTTTAATACGACCTCATGGCAATTCTCTAACCTTTTTCTTAATGAATCTGAAGTTTGGGCAG harbors:
- a CDS encoding ABC transporter ATP-binding protein/permease encodes the protein MIQKEMLQFAKKYNVIQIVMWITILQVINLCVNIMLAFLIASVLSDLMFAEEWTITGGYVGFIASLLVVKAVCHYVSTYLTHYTSHQLKYAIRRDLFKKVLSLKPAQVTKLEISKISQLSVEGIENIEVYYSRYLPQFVYSILAPILLFVILSAISWKIALVLMISSFLIPVAIVAGVKIGKRVFRTYWNKYLNVGKRFVEGVQGLHILKMFDTDTEYQKIMDRESEDFRKMTMRVLTMQLQSITIMDLIAYGGTAIGIAMSVISYQNENISFLGFICFALLAVEFFLPMRLLGSYFHVGLNGVSAMEELQHLLNLPINQEKEKKSMDIEGNLMIQELSYTYPQSSSSIKAELLTFKKGHLTGITGVSGAGKSTLSHLLQRFIEPDEGAIFLGSMNLQDLSTDEVHQHIGSVASQSHIFEGTILSNLQIAKDSLTEKEADELLAFVRLPEFQGKLDMRVLSEGANLSSGQRQKLAVARMLLKDPEVMIFDEATANMDSQSEREIMETIASLKERGKTVIVITHHLQNLVLADSILVMENGVIAEQGTHQALLQKGGSYAGIWDEQCSLNTLRDVLGA
- a CDS encoding YbaN family protein, with protein sequence MKKRVFIFLGWIFTGLALIGVVLPILPTTPFILLAGWLFAKSSERYERWLKSTRVYKRYAVPFMEAGGLSFRKKAELLITVYSVLIVSGLLIANTHVRIFLGILAIVKFIVICRMPTVDHKKEMVNS